GACAACTATACTACTCGGCAACCCAATCGGCAGCGGTCATAGGGAAGTGTAGTCACGTAAGCGGGCGAAACACCTCTGCCAGAGGAATCAGAACCAAGAGGATGTAACCAATGCAGCTTTCATGTCTGCAAGAGAATCTCAGTCGCGGGCTGTCAATCGTACAGCGGGCAGTTGCAACCAGGACGACACTCCCCATCACTCAGAATGTGATGATGTCGACGGATAACTCCCGTCTCAAGCTGTCGGCCACCAATCTCGAAATCGCCATCAGCACGTGGGTCGGTGCACAAGTCGAAGAAGAAGGGTCGCTGACTGTCCCAGCGAGGCTGCTGACTGAGTTCGTGAACTCGCTGCCTGTGGCTCGTATCGATGTCACGTCGACTGCTCAGCCGCTCAGTCTGGGTCTTAGCTGCGCTCGATTCGAGGCAAACATCAACGGGCAGGACGCAGAGGACTTCCCGCCCATTCCGACTGTTGACGAAGGTTCGGTTGGACGAATAGACGCCTCGGTTATGAGAGACGCGATCAATAGGGTGGCTTTCGCGGCCGCGACTGACGACTCTCGCCCAGTACTGACCGGTATAAAGGTAGAGATGTCTGGCGACAGCTTTACATTCGCCGCCGCGGATGGCTTCAGGCTTGCCGTGTACGACGGGAAGCTGTCAGCACCCATCGATGAAGACATCAGCTTCACCGTGCCCGCTCGGGCGCTGCAGGAAGTCGGTCGACTTATCAGCGCGCAGTCGGACCCCGTGGAATTCACTGTCACGCCGCAAAAGAGCCAGGCGCTATTCAGACTCGAGAACGTCGAACTCGTGTCCCAGCTCGTGCAGGGCACCTTCCCCAACTATCGACAGCTTATTCCAGAAGGCTACGACACTCGCGTCGTGGTCGCCCACGAGTCGTTTACACAGGCAACGAGGGCGGCGGCGACGTTTGCGAGAGACGGCTCGGGCATCGTCCGGCTGAACGTGACTGCGGGCGAGAACGGGACGGAAGGCAAACTGGCAGTCTCTTCCAGGGCTGAAGAGCTTGGGGAAAACGTGGGCGAGATTGACGCCACGGTGGAAGGCGACGACTCCAAGATAGCCTTCAACAGCAGGTTCCTTAGCGACGTACTCGACGTGCTCGGCGATGACGAGGTGGCGCTGGAGACGACGACACCGTCGAGTCCGGGCGTCATCAGGCCGGCATCGGAATCGGAGGGCTACACGTACACGCACGTCGTGATGCCGATGTTTGTGCAATGGTAGAGCCGGACGCGTAGCACGGGGCTTACGCGGTCGAGTCAGGAACTCAGGCTCTCTATAGCATCTCGCTGCATCACGATCAGGTCGCGTATGCCTGATTCGGCGAGGGTCATCATGTCGTCAAGCTGAGTCCTGGTGAACGCTGATTCCTCAGCCGTGCCCTGGACTTCCACGAACTCTGACTCGTCGGTCATTACGACGTTGAAGTCTACAGCGGCACTGCTGTCTTCTTCGTAGCAGAGGTCCAGCATCGGCACTCCACCAACGATGCCGACGCTGACCGCCGCCACCGCCGTCTTGATGGGAAGGCTATCCAGCCTGCCGCTCTCTCGGACAGTGGTCAGCGCCTGACACAGGGCCACGTATGCGCCGGTGATGGACGCCGTACGGGTCCCGCCGTCGGCCTGGATGACATCGCAGTCGACAGTTAGCGTGATCTCGCCCAGCCTATCCATATCCACGGCTGCGCGGAGCGACCGTCCTATGAGGCGTTGGATCTCCTGAGTGCGACCTCTGGGGGTGGTCTCTCTCCTGGTGCGAGTGTGTGTGGACCGCGGGAGCATTGAGTACTCAGCGGTCACCCAGCCCTGCCCTGAACCTCGCAGAAAGCGTGGCACGTCGTTTGCGACGCTTACAGCACACAGCACACGCGTATCTCCGGCGGAAATCAACGCTGAGCCCTCAGCATACTTCTGCACACCGAGCTCGATGGTCACCGGCCTGAGCTGGTCGTTGGCACGACCGTCCGATCGGACCACTACTGAGTCACCTCCAGAAAAGTCCGCCGGAGTATAGCACAGGGGGAAGCGGGGTTCGGGACTGCTATGATAGCAACGACTTTAAATCAGCCTCCCAGCGATACATTCCAGCATTCGAGCCCTCCACTTCGCAGAGAATCACATGCCCTACGTACAAAGTTCAGGCGCGCGAATCCACTACCGGGTGGAAGGTGCCGGACCGCCCATCGTAATGGTCCACGGGTTCAGCGACAGCCTTGTCGACTGGTATGAGGCCGGCTACGTGGACGTGCTCAGAAACGACTACAGGCTGGTCATGGTCGACTGTCGGGGGCACGGTCTGAGCGACAGGCCCCACGCTCAGGAGGCGTACACGATGGAGATGCGGGTCGCCGATGTCCACGTCGTCATGGACGAGTTGGAGATCGACGCCGCTTACTTCTGGGGATACTCGATGGGTGGCCGAATCGGGTTCGGCGTAGTGGAGTGCGCCCCTGAGCGCATACTGGGCATGATCATGGCCGGCATCGATCAGCACGGGACTAGCCCTCGTCAGTTCGAGAATCGCATCAGATTCCTCAGCAAGGGAATCGAACGCTACCTGGAAGGCTTTGAGAACAGGTTCGGCAGGATGGAGCCGGTCTCGAAGCGGGAACGCTTTCTCGAAAACGACTGCCTTGCAATGGTCGCAAGTTCATTCGGAATCCGCGATCACGTCAGGGACTACAGCGACATCGCGAGCCGGATGACGATGCCGTGCCTGTTCTATGACGGTGACCAGGATGCCTTCCACGACAACGCCCGGAACTTCGTGGAGACTCTTCCAGACGCGAAGTTCGTCTCGCTTCAGGGCCAGGACCACGGAGGCACTTTCACCCGGAGCGACCTTGTGGTGCCGCTGGTGAGGGAGTATCTTTCCGGGACCTCATACTGAGGGATACTGTATGTAGGCTCAGACCGTCACATGCCTTTCGACAGCCTTGGGGCAAGCCGGGGCGGGCGAGACGCCCGCGCTCCGGGAAGTGGCGTAGTAGTGGCGCATCTACGGGACTGCTACGGGTGCTATCTAAGCAGCCGACTTGACGGCCTGAAGCCGTGGACGGTTAAGATACCTTCAGCATCTTTCTTCCAAGGGGACCTATCGCCATGCCTTCCTCCATCTCTCCCGACCTCGTTTACAAGCTGGTGAGCGTGGCTTCACCCTCTCTGTCTCCAGACGGCACAAGGCTTGCCTTTGTGAGCTCCCGAATAGACCAAGAGAGCGCGGAGAACCGGTCGCAGATTATGGTGATGGACGTGGCATCGGGCGAGACCGCTCCCTATTCCAGCGGCAAGAGCGACTCCAGTCCAAGGTTTTCGCCGGACGGTCGCCACCTTGCATTTGTAAGGCCCGACGACAAAGGCAAGTCCCAGATCTGGACCATTCCCACTGGCGGCGGCGAGGCAAGAAAACTGACTGACGTCGCCGGCGGCATTACCGATGTCGCGTGGTCTCCTGACTCGGGCGCACTGGCATTCGTGTCGGACGTGGACCCGGACCTCGCACCTGACGATCACGATTCGAAGAAGGACCCGCGAGTCAGCGTGGTCAAGAGGATCAGGTACCGGGCGGACGGTCTCGGATGGAGGGGCGAGGCGTTCAGGCACGTGTTCGTGGTTGACCGCGAGACGGGCGAGACACGGCAACTCACGGACGGCGAGGGAGACGACAGTGCGCCAGCATGGTCGCCGGACGGCTCATCGATTGCGTTCGTTGCAGACCGTAGACCGGACCGAGAGATCGCTACTCACACGGATGTCTACGTCGTACCGGCGTCTGGCGGGGACATTGAACTCCGGTCAGAAGGCCTGTCCAGCGTCGCAGCACTGTGTTGGTCTCCGTCGGGGGATGCGCTCGCGGTGGTTGGCTCCGACGACGAGGTCGTAGGTGCCGGTTGGCAGTCCTGGATATTTGTGATCGAGCCGGGAAGCTCACCCCGCAAGCTCACCGACGACTCGATCAGTGCAGCAGGGGGGTACGCTCCGCTCGTGCCTGCGCCTGAGATGAGATGGACCGACGATGGACGCATTTCGTTCATCGCGGATGCACGGGGAGAGTCAGGCATTTACCAGGCTGACGCCGACTCGGGAGAACTGCGCAAGATAACCGGAGGCGGCCAGATGTCGCTCATCTCGTTCGATGCCGATGCGAGTTCGGCAGTCGTGCTGACGGCCAATCCAGACTCGGCCGGTGACCTTTACAATGTGGACATAAAGTCGGGAGAAACCTCCCAGTTGACCGATTTCAACCTGGAGTACTTCGAGGAGCATCCGCCTGCGCGATTAGAAAAATTCAGCCACGACAGGGGCGGCTTCGAGATTGAATCCCGCGTCCTGTTCCCACCCGAGTTCAACCCAGATTCCAGGTACCCACTTGTGCTGGACATCCACGGCGGACCGCACGGGGTATTCTCAGACAGCTTCAGCGCCCAGCAGCAGGTGCTGGCGACCGCCGGGTACATAGTGCTTGCAGTCAACCCCCGCGGCTCATCGACATACGGCACAGACTTCATGACAGCCGTACTCAACGACTGGGGCGGCGAGGACTACCTGGACATCATGTCGGCGGTTGACCTGGTCTGCGAAAGGGACTACGTCGATGAATCCAGGCTCGGCATCACCGGCTACAGCTACGGCGGCTTCATGAGTTCATGGATCATCGGCCACGACACCCGGTTCAATGCGGCTGTCGTCGGCGCGCCCTGCATCAACCTGTCCAGCATGTACGGGACATCAGACATCGGCGTTCGTTTCGGAGAGGTGCAGTGGGGCGGCAAGCGATGGGACGCGTTGGACGCGTTCTTGGAGCACTCTCCCCTGACCTACGCGCCGAATGTCGAGACGCCGGTGCTTCTCATGCACGGCGAGTCCGACCATCGTTGCCCGATTGAGCAGTCTGAACAGTACTTCGTGACACTCAAGCGGCTTGGCAAAGAGGTGGAGTTCGTCCGATTCCCGGACAGTTCGCATGGCTTCGTAAGATCGGGCCATCCCAGGCTCAGAGAGGAATACCTCTCGCGGCTGCTGGACTGGATGAACAAGCACGTCTCCCTCGCTCGATAAGTTGCTCCTCTCAGCATCACAGCTACGACTCTTCTATGGCGACGTCGAGGTGTTTGCCGGAGTGGACGCCGACGTGAACGAGCAGTCGCGCATTGGGCTCGTGGGCCCAAATGGCGGCGGCAAGACATCACTGTTGCGTGTGCTCGTCGGCGAACTGGAGCCGGACGCTGGCACGGTGACTACCAATTCCGGACTGCGACTGGCCTACGTCCCTCAGCTTGCCGAACACGATGTGCCGGGCACGCTGCGCGACGGGGTGGAGTCGGCCTTCGCCCGCCTCTTCAAACTGGAGGCAGAGCTCGCCGACACCGCACTGGATATTCAGCAGCGCCAGGGAAGTGCTCGATCGACTGCGGAAGACAGGTACAGCAGGCTGCTCGAGGAGTACGAGTCCCTTGGCGGCTACGACTACCAGAGCCGGGTGGAGCGTGTCGCACAGGGAGTCGGACTGACCCAGGAGACGCTCGACACGCAGGCATCCGTGGCCAGTGGCGGAGAGCGGACAAGGGCCGCGCTTGCACGCGCACTTCTGACAGATCCCGATCTGCTGGTACTCGATGAGCCCACGAACTAC
The Dehalococcoidia bacterium genome window above contains:
- a CDS encoding S9 family peptidase encodes the protein MPSSISPDLVYKLVSVASPSLSPDGTRLAFVSSRIDQESAENRSQIMVMDVASGETAPYSSGKSDSSPRFSPDGRHLAFVRPDDKGKSQIWTIPTGGGEARKLTDVAGGITDVAWSPDSGALAFVSDVDPDLAPDDHDSKKDPRVSVVKRIRYRADGLGWRGEAFRHVFVVDRETGETRQLTDGEGDDSAPAWSPDGSSIAFVADRRPDREIATHTDVYVVPASGGDIELRSEGLSSVAALCWSPSGDALAVVGSDDEVVGAGWQSWIFVIEPGSSPRKLTDDSISAAGGYAPLVPAPEMRWTDDGRISFIADARGESGIYQADADSGELRKITGGGQMSLISFDADASSAVVLTANPDSAGDLYNVDIKSGETSQLTDFNLEYFEEHPPARLEKFSHDRGGFEIESRVLFPPEFNPDSRYPLVLDIHGGPHGVFSDSFSAQQQVLATAGYIVLAVNPRGSSTYGTDFMTAVLNDWGGEDYLDIMSAVDLVCERDYVDESRLGITGYSYGGFMSSWIIGHDTRFNAAVVGAPCINLSSMYGTSDIGVRFGEVQWGGKRWDALDAFLEHSPLTYAPNVETPVLLMHGESDHRCPIEQSEQYFVTLKRLGKEVEFVRFPDSSHGFVRSGHPRLREEYLSRLLDWMNKHVSLAR
- a CDS encoding alpha/beta fold hydrolase, producing MPYVQSSGARIHYRVEGAGPPIVMVHGFSDSLVDWYEAGYVDVLRNDYRLVMVDCRGHGLSDRPHAQEAYTMEMRVADVHVVMDELEIDAAYFWGYSMGGRIGFGVVECAPERILGMIMAGIDQHGTSPRQFENRIRFLSKGIERYLEGFENRFGRMEPVSKRERFLENDCLAMVASSFGIRDHVRDYSDIASRMTMPCLFYDGDQDAFHDNARNFVETLPDAKFVSLQGQDHGGTFTRSDLVVPLVREYLSGTSY
- the dnaN gene encoding DNA polymerase III subunit beta gives rise to the protein MQLSCLQENLSRGLSIVQRAVATRTTLPITQNVMMSTDNSRLKLSATNLEIAISTWVGAQVEEEGSLTVPARLLTEFVNSLPVARIDVTSTAQPLSLGLSCARFEANINGQDAEDFPPIPTVDEGSVGRIDASVMRDAINRVAFAAATDDSRPVLTGIKVEMSGDSFTFAAADGFRLAVYDGKLSAPIDEDISFTVPARALQEVGRLISAQSDPVEFTVTPQKSQALFRLENVELVSQLVQGTFPNYRQLIPEGYDTRVVVAHESFTQATRAAATFARDGSGIVRLNVTAGENGTEGKLAVSSRAEELGENVGEIDATVEGDDSKIAFNSRFLSDVLDVLGDDEVALETTTPSSPGVIRPASESEGYTYTHVVMPMFVQW
- the rph gene encoding ribonuclease PH, with the protein product MVRSDGRANDQLRPVTIELGVQKYAEGSALISAGDTRVLCAVSVANDVPRFLRGSGQGWVTAEYSMLPRSTHTRTRRETTPRGRTQEIQRLIGRSLRAAVDMDRLGEITLTVDCDVIQADGGTRTASITGAYVALCQALTTVRESGRLDSLPIKTAVAAVSVGIVGGVPMLDLCYEEDSSAAVDFNVVMTDESEFVEVQGTAEESAFTRTQLDDMMTLAESGIRDLIVMQRDAIESLSS